From one Solanum stenotomum isolate F172 chromosome 12, ASM1918654v1, whole genome shotgun sequence genomic stretch:
- the LOC125849184 gene encoding phospholipase A1-II 1-like, whose translation MFKATKKETIEKMSMPKLLLALCIFSMVSPTIEMMQQNVDKNMGNITAERWRILSGNNNWEGLLDPLDNDLRRYLIRYGEMAQAARDAFNTNKMSKYAGSCRYSKKNLFSRTGIEISNPFKYEVTKYIYATSSVQVPDALFIKSLSREAWSKESNWVGFVAVATDKGKIALGRRDIVIVWRGSVQTMEWFNDFDFIQVSAPKIFGEKSDPKVHHGWYSIYTSDDSRSPFNKGSARDQVLGEVQRLMEQYKKEEVTITVTGHSMGAAMATLNAGDIVFNGINKGFPVTAFLFASPRVGDGNFKKSFSKLENLRALRIRNDPDIVPNYPLFGYSDVGVELVIDTRKSGYLKSPGDQSSFHNTDCYLHGIAGTQGSKGGFKLEVERDISLINKYLDALKDEYGVPTSWWVEKNKGMVQQQSGSWILVDHEDDDF comes from the exons ATGTTCAAAGcaacaaaaaaggaaaccatAGAAAAGATGTCCATGCCCAAATTGTTATTAGCACTTTGCATATTTTCTATGGTTTCTCCAACCATAGAAATGATGCAACAAAATGTAGACAAAAATATGGGCAATATAACAGCAGAAAGATGGAGGATTCTTAGCGGAAATAACAATTGGGAAGGCTTATTAGATCCACTCGACAATGATCTTCGTCGGTACCTCATTCGCTATGGCGAAATGGCACAAGCAGCTCGAGACGCCTTCAACACCAATAAAATGTCGAAGTATGCTGGAAGTTGCCGATATTCTAAGAAGAATTTATTTTCTCGAACGGGGATTGAGATATCGAATCCGTTCAAGTATGAGGTAACTAAATATATATACGCAACATCATCTGTACAAGTTCCGGACGCATTATTCATAAAATCATTGTCAAGGGAAGCTTGGAGTAAAGAGTCAAATTGGGTTGGTTTTGTTGCTGTGGCTACAGATAAGGGGAAAATTGCATTAGGAAGAAGGGATATAGTGATTGTGTGGAGAGGAAGTGTTCAGACTATGGAATGGTTTAATGATTTCGATTTCATTCAAGTTTCAGCCCCTAAAATCTTTGGTGAAAAATCTGATCCTAAAGTGCATCACGGTTGGTATTCCATTTATACTTCAGATGATTCGCGATCACCATTTAATAAGGGAAGTGCTAGAGACCAG GTACTTGGTGAAGTTCAAAGATTGATGGAACAATATAAGAAGGAGGAAGTTACCATAACAGTAACAGGGCATAGCATGGGGGCAGCCATGGCAACATTAAATGCAGGGGATATAGTTTTCAATGGAATTAACAAAGGATTTCCAGTCACCGCATTTCTATTTGCAAGTCCTAGAGTGGGAGATGGAAATTTCAAAAAGAGTTTCTCAAAACTCGAAAACCTTCGAGCTTTGAGAATTCGAAATGACCCGGATATAGTTCCAAATTACCCATTGTTCGGCTACTCAGATGTTGGTGTCGAATTGGTCATTGACACTAGGAAATCGGGCTATCTAAAAAGTCCGGGAGATCAGAGCAGTTTTCATAATACAGATTGTTACTTGCACGGAATTGCTGGAACACAAGGATCAAAAGGAGGATTCAAACTAGAAGTGGAACGCGATATTTCACTCATTAATAAGTATTTGGACGCGTTAAAAGATGAATACGGTGTACCAACTTCATGGTGGGTTGAGAAGAATAAAGGAATGGTTCAACAACAAAGTGGATCCTGGATTCTCGTGGATCATGAAGATGATgatttttag
- the LOC125847857 gene encoding GDSL esterase/lipase At1g28580-like, with amino-acid sequence MALKLVKWSFLFLVLNHNFQNIEGCFDSIISFGDSLADTGNKLHITLNKIPPSHFSLPPYGETFFHHPTGRFSDGRLVIDFIAESFGLPLVPPYLEGEDERNNVKFRQGVNFAVGGATALDSAYLLDKGVTSSNNVSLGTQLDWFKDMMSSFCKFPSECKEFLQNSLILMGEIGGNDFNYGFLGNSTKEEVESYVPAVIKTISSAIQELIELGASTLLVPGDLPIGCSTAYLTKFMHSDKGQYDPKTGCLNWLNKFSQQYNELLQKELHLLRDLYPTATIIYADYYNAAMQFYASPKSHGFRKGALVACCGAGGPYNFMFSIICGDPAARNICSDTSVYASWDGMHFTEVAYKWIATGLLKGTFTFPPLPKICTDRFNPNVNQFYDSDSFGVRYKV; translated from the exons ATGGCTCTAAAATTGGTTAAATGGAGTTTCTTGTTTTTGGTCTTAAACCATAATTTTCAAAACATTGAGGGGTGTTTCGACTCCATTATTAGTTTCGGCGATTCGCTTGCTGACACTGGAAATAAACTTCATATCACTCTAAACAAAATCCCTCCTTCCCATTTCTCCTTGCCACCTTATGGTGAAACCTTCTTTCATCATCCTACCGGTCGCTTTTCTGATGGACGTCTTGTTATAGATTTTATTG CTGAGAGTTTTGGGCTCCCATTAGTGCCACCATATTTGGAAGGAGAAGATGAAAGGAATAATGTAAAATTCAGGCAAGGTGTGAATTTTGCAGTGGGAGGGGCAACAGCACTTGATTCTGCCTACTTGTTGGACAAGGGAGTAACGTCCAGTAACAATGTGTCTTTGGGGACTCAACTGGATTGGTTCAAAGATATGATGTCTtcattttgcaaatttcctTCAG AATGCAAGGAATTTCTTCAAAACTCATTGATACTTATGGGAGAAATTGGAGGCAATGATTTCAACTATGGTTTTCTTGGAAATAGCACCAAGGAAGAGGTTGAATCATATGTTCCAGCAGTCATCAAGACTATTAGTTCAGCTATACAG GAATTAATCGAGTTAGGCGCAAGCACACTGTTAGTTCCAGGGGATTTGCCGATTGGATGTTCAACAGCTTATCTCACAAAATTTATGCACTCAGATAAGGGACAGTATGATCCCAAAACTGGTTGTTTAAATTGGCTTAACAAATTCTCACAGCAATACAATGAGCTTCTTCAGAAGGAACTTCATCTTCTAAGAGACCTTTATCCTACTGCTACAATAATCTATGCTGACTACTACAATGCAGCCATGCAATTTTATGCCTCTCCAAAGAGCCATG GTTTTAGAAAAGGAGCTTTAGTTGCATGTTGTGGGGCGGGAGGGCCATACAACTTTATGTTTTCTATAATATGTGGGGATCCAGCTGCCAGAAATATTTGCAGTGACACTTCAGTGTATGCTAGTTGGGATGGAATGCATTTTACAGAAGTTGCATATAAATGGATTGCCACTGGACTTTTAAAAGGCACTTTCACTTTTCCTCCCCTCCCTAAAATATGCACTGATCGTTTCAATCCAAATGTAAACCAATTTTATGATTCTGACTCGTTTGGTGTgagatataaagtataa
- the LOC125847854 gene encoding phospholipase A1-II 1-like, which produces MYFNCFKPRKNPRETIEKMQNKNKNISNIAERWRLLSGNNNWEGLLDPLDNDLRRYLIHYGEMVQAIRDAFNNDKSSKYAGCCRYSKKNLFSKVGIEISNPFKYEVTKYIYATSSIQVPEAFIIKSLSGEAWSKESNWIGFVAVATDEGKVVLGRRDIVIAWRSTVVAMEWFNDFEFIRVSAPIIFGEKSDPKVHHGWYSMYTSNDPRSLFNKASARDQVLGEVQRLVEQYKKEEVTITVTGHSMGASIATLNAVDIVFNKINKGFPVTAFLFASPRVGDENFKKTFSELENQLRALRVRNMPDIIPHYPFIGYSDVGVELSIDTRNSGYLKSPGDYWTWHNLECYLHGVAGTQGSKEGFKLEVERDVSLVNKHMDTLKDEYGVPISWWVVENKGMVQQQNGSWILMDHEDEDNDF; this is translated from the exons ATGTACTTCAACTGCTTCAAACCAAGAAAAAACCCAAGGGAAACAATTGAAAAGATgcaaaataaaaacaagaatataaGTAATATAGCAGAAAGATGGAGACTTCTTAGTGGGAATAACAATTGGGAAGGCTTATTAGATCCACTTGACAATGATCTTCGTCGGTACCTCATTCACTACGGAGAAATGGTACAAGCAATTCGAGATGCCTTCAACAACGACAAGTCATCAAAGTATGCTGGATGTTGCCGATATTCTAAGAAGAATCTCTTCTCTAAAGTGGGGATTGAGATATCGAATCCATTCAAGTATGAGGTAACTAAATATATATACGCGACATCATCTATACAAGTTCCAGAAGcattcatcataaaatcattgtCAGGAGAAGCTTGGAGTAAAGAGTCAAATTGGATTGGTTTTGTTGCTGTGGCTACCGATGAGGGGAAAGTAGTATTAGGAAGAAGGGATATAGTGATTGCTTGGAGATCAACTGTTGTCGCTATGGAATGGTTTaatgattttgaatttattcGCGTCTCAGCCCCAATAATATTTGGTGAAAAATCGGATCCTAAAGTTCATCACGGTTGGTATTCTATGTATACTTCAAATGATCCACGATCACTATTCAATAAGGCCAGTGCTAGAGATCAG GTACTTGGAGAAGTTCAAAGATTGGTGGAACAATATAAGAAGGAGGAGGTTACCATAACAGTAACAGGGCATAGCATGGGGGCATCCATCGCGACATTAAATGCAGTAGATATagttttcaataaaattaaCAAGGGATTTCCAGTCACGGCATTTCTATTTGCAAGTCCTAGAGTGGGAGATGAAAACTTCAAAAAGACTTTCTCAGAACTCGAAAATCAGCTTCGAGCTCTGAGAGTCCGAAATATGCCAGATATAATTCCACATTATCCATTTATTGGCTACTCAGATGTTGGTGTCGAATTAAGCATCGACACTAGAAATTCGGGCTATCTAAAAAGTCCTGGAGACTATTGGACATGGCATAACTTGGAATGTTACTTGCATGGAGTTGCTGGAACACAAGGATCAAAAGAAGGGTTCAAGCTAGAAGTGGAACGCGATGTCTCACTTGTTAACAAGCATATGGACACGTTAAAAGATGAATATGGTGTACCTATTTCATGGTGGGTTGTGGAGAACAAAGGGATGGTTCAACAACAAAATGGATCTTGGATTCTCATGGATCATGAAGATGAAGATAatgatttttaa